CCTCTTCTAATAGGCGGCCGGTCATTCGCCCGGTGCTCTGTCATAACGAAGCGGTTCACAAGGACTTTACGCAAAATTTATCGAATTCCCTCTTTTGCCCGTTGACCTGACGCAACCCACGTGAAATTCTTATATAAGTCTTTGTGTAGGTGTTTTTCATGCTCGCAAGACATGTTGCGAGCGCGAAGCTTCGTCAGCTAGTGTCCGGTACCACCGGGCGGCAAGCCAGGATTCTTCTCGCGGAGTGACCAAGTACGGCACGAAGTGTGCCGCACTTAAGCAAGTTCCATAATGAGGAGAAATAAATGGCACAGGGAACCGTCAAGTGGTTCAACGCTGAAAAGGGCTTCGGCTTCATTACCCCGGACGACTCCGATGGTGATGTCTTTGTTCACTACTCTGAGATCCAGACCGGCGGATTCAAGACCCTCGACGAGAACCAGCGCGTTCAGTTCGAGATCGGTCAGGGCGCCAAGGGCCCCCAGGCTACCGGCGTAACTCTGGTCTAGTCCCTCGTCGGATTGCCGCCTGTCGGCGGCTTCCTGCGAATCAATGATCCCCGGCATTAGTGCCGGGGATCATTTTTTTGGGAATTTTCCATTGGCCGTTCGACGCATTGTTGCTTGTCACAAATGTTTTCGGAATCTGAAATCATGATGCCCGGAAATTTCAACGGGCGTTACGGAATTAGCTGACCATTGTCCTCAGCAGCCGGGCGCTCTGGCGGACCGATAGACCCGGCAGATAGGCGCGGCTCAGGGCCCGGCCAATCGCCGGCAGTTGGAGGGGGTCCTGGTAGTAGAGGTAGAGCGTGCGGTAATCAGGCTTGAACCGGGATTTGAAGGTGGCCAGGGAGCGGAATCCGTACACCGGTTCGAGTGCCCGCCCCACCACATCAAGGATCGCCGTGAGGGCCTCGGGCTCCCGCGCCCTCCCCCGGTCCGGTTCCTGGTCCTTGTCACGGCCGGTGTCCTGGTCCGAATCCCGTGGTGCGTCGGACACTGCCGCTTCCTCCGGCTCCTTAGCCAGGGGCGAGCCGGAGAGGGAAATAACTTCCACCGAATTCCGCAGCTCCAGTACTGCGGAGGCAATCAGGAACTCCATAACTCCGGGGAATCCGTCCTCCCGCCGGCGCATGAAATCGAGCGTCCAGCTGACCACCCGTCCCTCCTCATATACCGGCAGCCAGCTGGTCACGCCATGCACCAGGCCGTCAGGGTCGACTGCGACGCAGCACAGCACGTCGTCGTCCATCAGTTCGTCCATGCCGCCGAGCGTAAATCCCATCTCCGGAACGGATTTCTGCGCAGCCCATTCCTCGGATACCTCGAGGAGCTGGGCGCGCAGCGCGGCGGGGAACCCGCTGTAGCGTCCCCAGACGGCCGTCACGCCGGTCTTTCGGGCACGGTTCAGTGCAGTGCGGACGTTTTGCCATTCCTTGCCTTTGAATTCGAGTTCCCTGACAGCGAGCCGCGTCTCCTGCGCGACGGCCACCCTGCTGAACGCACGGGAGTGCAGCATGGGCCACAGCTCGTCGGTGCAGGAATAGAAACATGGCACCAACGCATGCTCGGCGCAGTACTGCATGAATCCGGCAGCGGCTTCCTCCCGCAGCGCCGGGTCT
Above is a window of Arthrobacter sp. FB24 DNA encoding:
- a CDS encoding cold-shock protein, whose product is MAQGTVKWFNAEKGFGFITPDDSDGDVFVHYSEIQTGGFKTLDENQRVQFEIGQGAKGPQATGVTLV